cagggaccaacaagatttaaaatataaaaactataagtaaaattttatactttttacattaataaacaattaaagtattaatttactgttcaaattttattataaattaaatagttgaagttattagtaaagtttttttgtttaaaagttgtacaagtaaaaaaatttatagtttgcTTACCCCCGTGTAGCTTAAATAAGTTTTAGCATAAGTTTTAATGCTTATACAGCGTTTCTTCtcttttcttcttaaaaaacGAAGACAAACTTCGGGGAGTTGTTCAGCGTTAATCAAGTTAGAGTAATGCATTACGAAATTAACTGTGctgtaaaatatattgtaagcaaaattaaagaataCTCATCTTTGTTAAACGAGGAGCAACTTGAAAAATTCGAAAGTCGTTTAAATCAgttactaaaagaaaaatacgAAAGTCATTGGTATGAAGATAAGCCAATGAAAGGAAGTGCCTTTAGATGTATAAATATAAGCGTAGAAGATAATTCAGTAGATTCAGTATTGAGAAAAGCTGCTGAAGAAGTTAGTTTAAATTCTCAAAATttgcttgaaatttttaatgatggttTAGCTTTATGGGTTGACCCTAATGATGTTTCTTGTCGTCTTGGAAAGGGTGCAATATTTCCTGTCTACAAGAAAATTGCTGAACGAAAGTCAAAACCTCTAAATTCTAACGCCCCTGAATTTAGCTTGAAGCAAAGACCAAGATCAACATCACCtccaattacttttaataacaaagacttttatgttaaaacaaGATCTTTAACACCACCTGGTTTTAGTTCAACTGATGTCACACTTGAGAATATTTCGATTCCTACTTCTTCTACTTCTAAAGATACGGACATTCATAGACTATGGGACTCTATTCCAAACAAAACTTATCCTATTGCTAGCAGTAGTTATTCAGGACATTATCTTAATAACTCACAAGTTAAAAATGTTCCTGTTTCGAGTTTGTATTTTAATGGTTCTGATAACATTTCTTCAGCACAAAATTCATATATTGATCAATCGCAGCAGTCTGTTGCTTACAGGCAAGGAGATTCAAGCTACTCATTTAATCAATACAGCAGTTATTATAATCCGAGTTATTGGAAAAAGAATATTGGCCCATTGTACAATCACCCATTAAATCTACAACAAGATGATCAAACATACCAACGTTACCACTGGTCACGTAACAAAATTCCTGGTACTATGAGCTCAGTTTATTCTACTGCACGTGCTCaagaagtattttaaaataaagtttttacaatTAGTTATAGTCTATATTAGACAAATCGCTTTTCAATTACAATTCATAATGTAGTTATATTGGAAAGTAAACCTCTGTAATTGCTGAATACCTTTttagaattttctttaattagaatatatatgtgtgtgtggaattataaacaaatttgttgCTTATATAGCACTCAcgcaaatatatttgtattttttgtgcCTTAAGAAATATTGTAAcgtgtatatttaaaaattattcttggTGCAtttctgtaaataatatatagtaataagatttttcctattttatttttagcggAATTTATTGTGAAATAACAGCTATAGTAATTTTGTTATAAGATGTGAAAAAGAAatgtgtataatttttattctattaaatatAAGAGACAGTTAAGTCTATTTTGTATATTTCACAACAGGAGTAATTTCAGTTGTTATTATAATagataaatttgtattaaactgttttatttatttcgtaTTTGGTACAGACATTTTTGTTAACGCTTATGGTTAgcataagttaatatttttagcaattttaaccGTTTGTTACAAATATGCTTACAAAGCAACAACTGGACTAGATGTTTTTGCAATAAGAAATgtatttactatttaattaaagatatCGTTTGTCATAACTTATATAATTGTTTGGCTAAATGCATCGTCATAAGGGCAACtgattaataaatagtttaaaaaatattggaaaccTTACTAAACTAAATTCTAGTGGATAAGTgactaaa
This genomic interval from Hydra vulgaris chromosome 01, alternate assembly HydraT2T_AEP contains the following:
- the LOC100201130 gene encoding protein Tob2 codes for the protein MHYEINCAVKYIVSKIKEYSSLLNEEQLEKFESRLNQLLKEKYESHWYEDKPMKGSAFRCINISVEDNSVDSVLRKAAEEVSLNSQNLLEIFNDGLALWVDPNDVSCRLGKGAIFPVYKKIAERKSKPLNSNAPEFSLKQRPRSTSPPITFNNKDFYVKTRSLTPPGFSSTDVTLENISIPTSSTSKDTDIHRLWDSIPNKTYPIASSSYSGHYLNNSQVKNVPVSSLYFNGSDNISSAQNSYIDQSQQSVAYRQGDSSYSFNQYSSYYNPSYWKKNIGPLYNHPLNLQQDDQTYQRYHWSRNKIPGTMSSVYSTARAQEVF